The region GTTCTCCCAACAAAATAACGAGTGACTCTTTTTGCCGACGTCCAGCTCGTCCTGCTTGTTGCCGCATACTTGCCGATGAATAGGGTACACCAAATAAAATAACAGCATCAAGAACACCGATATCTACGCCGAGCTCCAAGGCGCTAGTGGCAATTAAACCCATGACATGACCATGTGCCATATCGTATTCCAGCTGGCGCCGGTCCGATGGTGCATACCCCGAGCGATATGCATGGACACGATGCGCTAAGTCAGGGCGACCGTCATGCAAGAAATCGTCACGCACTTTCCGAGTAATAATTTCGCAAGTACGACGGACTTTGGCGAAAACGATAGTACGCACTCCATTCGATAGGAGGTGCCGGAATAGCTGTGATACTTCGTTGTATGCGGACATGCGACCATGACTTGGATCGTGCGGATCAATGAGGGGCGGATTCCACAAAACCCATTCTTTTGGTCCACATGGGGCGCCGTCGTTTCCAACTTCTTCGATCTCACCCACATCCATGCCTAAAAGCTGTTTCAGATGTTCTTTGGGCTCAGAGATGGTGGCACTGCAACTAACGAATTGTAATAATTCATTCCCCAATGCTGCACACAAACGACGTAGACGGCGCAATATAAGCGATGTGTGTGTTCCAAAAATGCCCGTGTACACATGCAGCTCATCTAACACCACTACACGCAATCCTTTCAAGAATCGACGCCATTTTTCTTCATGGGGTAAAATGGCTTGATGTAGCATGTCTGGATTCGTAAAAAGgacacgcgcacgagtTCGAATGCTACCGCGCTCATCAGCCGGAGTATCTCCATCATATGTATATGCTTCTGCATCCTTAATGCCATTATGGTGGCGCAAGAGACGGGAGAGAGAGCTCAGCTGGTCCTGCGTGAGTGCCTTCGTGGGAAAAATGCAGAGAGCTGTAGCATTTGGATCTTGAGCTAGCGCATGGGCAATGGGCACTTGATACACGAGTGATTTGCCCGATGATGTGCTTGTACTTACGACAACATGCTTACCACGCTGGATATGCGTCAATGCAGCTGCCTGGTGCGAATATAGCTGCTGGATCCCGTGAGTATCTTGGAGAGCATCCATCATTTCTTGATCAAGGGGTGGTTCTGTTTGTGCAAACTGGGCTAACTTGGCAGGGAATGTTCTCCTACCACCTGGAACAATTTGATCCCGCCACCAGGAAACGTGTGATATTGTTTCAAGAATGCTTTTTATGCTAGATCGCGTGCAAGTAGGTGGTATGTTCTTTTTTGGGGGTGTAGGCATAAAAGATTGACTTTTACTGTGCAAACATTCCACAGGGTCGTTTTGACAGTGTTGATCTACCCAACCCTGCATGGCTCTAGCAAAGGTGTTCGTGCGTCGTGAAATAAGTTCCTGGGCAGCTTCCTGTCGAGGCTTTGATGATGCCACATAGCGCCTTGATGTCGCTTTATCGGAAGAATTATCACGATCAAGAAATTCGAATGTGAGAATGTAGTCATCCATAGGACGCTGCGGCTGGTATGCATCTTCGCGACGACGTCGTTTAGAAGATTGCGCCTCTTGCAACCTTAAGCTTTGCACGTAGCCAAAGTGAACTAATTGGGGGCACAAGGCCTTAATCTTGGCCAAGTCAGACGTCTCGAGAGGCCGCTTTGTCATCGAGCTCACGCTAGCCTGCAGCGTATGGATCAAAGGCGCTGTATGCTTGTGAATCGACAAGAAGGTGTAGACTGTGCAGAGTGCCTTGAAAGTATAAAATAAATTCGATAGCTCTAAAGGCCATTTGGAGGGATCGGGCTCTTGGACTTGACTCTTAAGCTTGTCGCTAATGGTGGTGACTTTGATGTCCGCCCCAGATGCCAAGACGCGTCATTTCGCTCGCACGAACCCATCACGTGCAGGACATCTTTTTGCCCTCCATCACGGCGTTTCCTGCCTGGAGCACACCCATCGCTCATGGCAATGAATAGGCCTGACAAGCTGGCCTTCCTGTCCATGCAGGCCCCGGCTGGCTATGTGGCTGGTTTGGGACGTGGTGCAACTGGATTTACGACGCGTTCCGATATCGGACCTGCGCGTGAAGGTCCATCCGCTGAGActgtggctgctgcacgtgcgcggcggggtgaagaggaggaggacgatgatgacgagcgATTCCAGGATCCAGAAGAGGAGGGAGGTCTCTTCGCCACCGCTGTATATGAAAaagatgacgaagaagctgATCGAATTTGGGAAAGTGTCGACAGACACATGgatgagcggcggcgcaaACAGCGCTTGTCGCAAGAGGCAGCGGAGCGTGAAGAACTGCGACAATCGCAGCCGAAAATTCAGGCGCAGTTTTCGGACCTAAAGCGAAATTTAGCTAGCGTGACCGAGTCAGAGTGGGCCAATCTGCCTGAACCTGGTAACTTGACCGGTAAGCGACGCAAGGCGGCATCGCTGCGTGAGAGCCGTGACAATCGGACAACTGCCGTACCTGACAGCGTGCTTGTATCTGCGCGAGATCGTAATCAGATACAAAATACGGCAGCCGATGTAGACGGTACGGTCAGCTCCTTGACAGACATTGGTGAAGCGCGTAATAAAGTATTTTCACATCAACTGGACCAGGCCTCGACACAAAGTCAGATCGCTGCCTCTGGCACGTCTTCTACCATTGACCCAACAGGGTATCTTACGGAACTGTCAGGTGTGTCAGTCAAATCGAGCGTGGAGATTGGCGATATCAAAAAAGCGCGCAGTTTGCTCGATTCGGTCATCAAGACGAACCCAAAGCATGCTCCTGGTTGGATCGCAGCGGCTCGTCTTGAGGAGGTCGCAGGAAGGATGTCTATTGCGCGCAAAGTGATCGCTCAGGGATGCGAACAGTGTCCTCGTAGTGAAGACGTATGGCTTGAAAGTGCGCGGCTTACTACGCCGAATAATGCCAAGGTCATCTTGGCCCAGGCCATTCAATTCCAAAGCCAGAGCGTCAATATCTGGCTTCGGGCTATGTCACTAGAGAATGATCTTGAAAGCAAGAAACGCGTGGCTCGCAAGGCTCTTGAGCACATCCCGAACTCTGTCAAGCTATGGAAGGAACTCGTGAACCTGGAAGAAACCCCCGAAGATGCACGCGTGTTGCTGGCAGGGGCAGTAGAGGCCGTTCCTATGAGTGTGGAGTTATggcttgcgcttgcgcgTCTCTCTTCAGAAACAGATGCCAAGAGCGTACTGAACCGAGCTCGGCGCACAATTCCCACATCTCATGAAATATGGATCGCTGCTGCACGGCTCCTAGAAGAGAATGGTGAGGAAGCCGAGCGAATTTACAAAACTATGTCGACCGCTGTACTGTCGCTCAACAGGGCGGGTGCAATACTTAGCCGCGACCAGTGGCTTCGtgaggccgagcaggtcgaCAAAGAGGGTAGTCCCACGACATGTGCAGCCATCGTGCGGGCGACCGTGCACCTTGATATTGATGCCGAGgatcgacgacgagtaTGGTCGGAAGATGCCGATTCGTGTCTCGATCATGGGCGCGTTTCcacagcgcgcgcgatTCTCGCCTGCGCTTTGGACGAGTTCCCTGATTCACTTGAGCTTTGGCAGCAAGCTGCTAGACTTGAGCGGCTGCATGGCTCACATGTTTCATTAACAGACCTCCTGGAACGCGGCGTAGCGCAGTGTCCTACAGCAGAGTTCTTGTGGCTCATGTATGCCGATGATCGGCGTAGGGACGGCGATCTGCACGGTGCGCGTCAAGTTCTCACGCGTGCTTCTGATGCAAATCTGGGCTCAGAATCCATTTCGCTCGCAGCTGCCAAGCTTGAGTCAGAAACGGGCGATATGGCCTCTGCCACAAACATTCTTGCTCGCGCGCGTAAAGAGGTCCGTACCGAGCGCATTTGGTCGGCCAGCGTGGACATGGCGTGGCGCCAGGGGGCATTTGACGAGGCACTGGCCTTGGTCCAACAAGGCCTTCGTATTTTTGCCTCCTCCGAAGCATTGCACATGACGCATGGACGCCTGCACGAAGCGCGGCTGGATGTGTCGGCTGCGCGTGAGGCATATGCGGCTGGACGTCGGGCATGTGCATCGTCCGTCGCATTGTGGCTCTTGAGCAGCCGACTCGAAGAGTCAGCAGGTGTCCTCATTCGCGCGCGTGCCCTTCTCGAAAAAGCACGTCAACTCCATCCAACCAGCGACGAGCTGTGGATGGAGTCAGCTGCTGTCGAAATTCGCGCTGGTAGTGTGGCACAAGCCAAGACGCTTCTAAGTCGCGGCCTGCAGGTATGTCCATCAAGCGGTCGTCTGCTGAGTGCCAGCATTTGGCTGGAaccgcgtccagcacgtAAGGGACGTGCTGCTGAGGCTCTACGGCGGTCGATGGATAGTCCATACGTGATCTGCACAGTGGCACGCCTGTTCTGGGACGAGGGCCGCTACCCACAGGCTCGCGATTGGTTCACCAAGACCATACAGGCAGCTCGCTCGTGGGGCGATGGATGGGCGTGGTGGTATGCTTTTGAAGGTACGCAACCCGACGGAGCCACTCAGCGTGCACATCTCTTGGACAAAATCGAGCTCGCTGAGCCCAGGGACGGCGACGTTTGGAAAGCACTACTGACCAAGCCTGCCCATGCGGGGCAATcagcgcgcgccttgctccCCATTGCAGCAGAGGAAGTGATGCATCAACCAACATACATGTCTACGACAAACTAGACTGTGACTTTGTCTCATCCGTGGGTCCAGCAGAATTCTTCTTAGGTTTCTTGGATGAGCGTGGCTTCATGCTTACAAGCCACGCTTCCTGGCCTCGTCGGAAGCGCGGGTGAGCAAAGCTGGAATGGACCCCATACAATTCCATGGCTGTGTTGAAAGGTGCTGATGTGCCGTAGTGACCTGAGGTGCCTGTTCTTGCAGCCACAGCACGCATCTCAGCTGCGTCAAGGAGTCGTGACGATGACACACGCTGGAAGCCATACAAGTTGAGCTGTCGTACAAATGAGGCGTTGTTCCCATGCTTGAACAGCTTGGGCAGTATCTCTGCAGCAAATTCAGCGGCCACGTCCGGCTCGCTGTTAATTATAATGGCATCACCTGCTTCACTCCAGTAAATGTATTTGCCGTACAGGTCGGGGTTGATCATGAGGTGCCACAGTTTGGATATAAATGCCGAGCAATTCGCAGCACCGCCCAGTCGGTCACGGATGGCTGCAACTTGATCTGTCTCGTCAACCGTTGGCACACGTAATGCTCGCTGCTTATCGTCATCATATGACGTTGAAGTCATCGAAAGGCGATCCAGTGCTGCGGCAGCCATGTGTACCTGGGATCGAGATGTATCGTCCGGTGCTGACCGCGGTAAGAACGATGGCACATGACTTATGGGCAATGACCGCGCTAATgatgaggatgacgagTGCATAGTTGGCTGGCCGAAGAGTCGCGTATTTTGCCTGAATTTGGACGCTGGAATCATATCCGTTTCGTCGTCTGTTCCATCATCGTCAACACCAGTCATTTCGTCGTCCGtttcgtcgtcatcataTGTCGAATACATGGCATACGATGTGGCCGGCATAGATGTGCCCATTCGCGTTATCATCAGTGGACGTGAATATGGTGACCAAGAAGGCCGTCGCATCGAACGTGAGCTTGATGAGGGCTTCATGCTCATGGCATACGCTTGACTCAAAGGACCATTTAAGGAGCCTGGTGATCGAGATGGCACATTGTATGGCACACGACGAGAGCTTGTGCTTGGtgtgcgcacgagcgaaGATGATCGTCGCGATGATGGCGAAAGCGCTAATGAATCAGGCATAGAACGAGCCATGCTTTGATCGATCGACGGGACGACGTCATCATTCTCGAGGAGCGGCACAAGGCCTGGACTCACGTCGTCGATCCCCAGGCCCTGCACATGAGTTGCTCGCGATCTGCGGTGATCTGCCTTATTTGAGACAGCGAAAACGTCGTCCACAGACATGTCGTTGTCAAATGATGCATCTTCCGTGGCAGCGGGTGAGACATTCTGTCGTTCTGCTGAAAGTTGGAATGCAGATGACAAGCCGACGCCATAGGAACGTGTGTTCGGATAAGACATGGGCGTATACCTGGGCAACTCAGCACGATATGCGGGTGTATAGAGCAACGGATTCTTGCGCGTTCCATACATGATATCATTTCGCACAATGGACGCATTCTCACTCAGGGTGACATCGTCCGGTGGTGTAGGCAAGTCCACGGGAGATTGAGATGAGTTCTTTTCCATCACAGGCGCATGACCGTTCGGGATCGGCATGggacgccgcgcagcaAAGTTCATGATCTTGCCTTACAAGCTGTCCAAGATGCGCCCAGCGGAAGAATGTTAAGAAGACGGGCCGGGCAAAGAGAAATGGACCAGGCGCGTACCACAAGTACAAAATTATTGGGTCACCGGCGCGTGTTCTTCGAGTTGCGCGTATCATCCTTACATGATTGGCTCCATTTGCGCACGCACTGACCACGCTTCTACTTTGGGTAGGCGCACGGCCTATTTGAGTTTATTACGAAGATATTGGCTTCATGATTCGCTGAAATTCTTACGATGAGGCAAACAAAGTCAAAGCAAGCGTTATCGCCATCGTAATACGCATAAAATTCTTTGGTAGATGGCGGGGCATTCTTTTAAAGGAATGTTTTGTTGTTGGATTATCGGTTGTACAGGACAAAGTCACGTCATACCGCCACTTGCTCACATATATCGCGTACATAGAACCATCCTTTATGATATGTCTACGCGCTACcccgcatgcgccacataATGTGGCGTTGATACTTGCCGTATAGTGTAATTGATATGGTACAAGCCAGGATAAGCTTGATATACAGGCTATTTTCTCTGCAGCTTTAAATTAGACCATGCGTGCTTCAGTCGTCAGCACAGCAGGCGGAATCGAGGGCTCACTGCTCGGCTGCTCAAATAGTGATCGTTCGTTCGATGTTGGGCGGCCGTCGGTCGCAGCCTTTTCCTTTGCATTTGCCTCCGAGAGTGGTATACCAGTGTTCTTCCAGCGCTGAATATAGTCAAGCACCTTGCCAAGTACTTCATCTTTTGTCGAGCTCTTACCAAATGCATCGACAAACTTGCCTTCGGGATCCATGAGATAGAAGAAGATGGAGTGATCGACTAGATAATCGCTCGTCGGATCCGCACCAGGTGGTGTGCTGAAGTACACACGATAGGCCTTGCACGCCTGCTTGATTTCGTCGTACGTGCCAGTAAGACCAATCATGCGCGGATGGAAGTCAGCAATATACTCGGCCACTAAAGGCACCCGATCCCGCGCAGGGTCGCAGGTGATGAACACAGGGTTGATAACAGGACCATGAGTCTTTGCGACTTCATCTACCACAGTGGACATCTTGTCGAGTTCCTCGGGACAAATGTCGGGACAATTTGTGAATCCAAAGTAAATCAAACTGAAGCTGCCCAGCAAGTCTTCATGGGTGAAAGGATGACCAGTGGAGGAAACCAGCGAGAACGGACCACCGATCCGTGGCCTTCCCACAGCTTGGTTCTCCAGCTTCCGCTTCTTATTTTCTTCTAGCTTTGCCTTTTCGTGCTTGAAATAGTAGTATAGACCGATTCCTGTGGCAACAAAAAGCACAGCGGCTGGTACGTTGAATGGCTGTCGTTAGTGGAAAGAATACGTACACCGATACTAGCGCGCTGAATAGGTGTCTTGGCTCCTTTAGGTTTCTCTTGTTGTGGCGGCACActgagcatgcgcacagGTCCAACTCTTGTCCATGGAATAGCGAGAGGGCGAGCGCGCGATGGAAAGGCGCGTAGCATCCCGTGTCTGAAAGAAAACATCTCGTAGCTGTGTGGCGCAAAGCGGAGGTAGGAATATCGCGTCGTCAGGCACAACGACTTTCTTCGGCCGACGACTGACGGCCACCATTGCCTCAAGCCATCACGACTGCGATGAGCCGCCGGCTGCATCGAAGGCAACAGCGGCAGTTGGAGGAACTGGGTGAGCTCCAACATGCTCTTTCTGGGAAAGAGGATGCAAATTCCGAACAAGGAAATAATTTACATGAGTCGCGAAGTACGGCTTCATCCGCGTTTGCTGCGCTATCTTTGGAAGAGCCGGTCGATCACGGGCAAGAGAACGCAGACGACTTTGATGATGGCGATAAAACTGTTATGCACACTCAAAGTAGCAGGAATAAGTCGAAAAAGAACAACAAGAAAAAGAAGAAAGGCTCAGGCCAACCGCATTCAACGCATGTCGACGATATCTCGTTGGAAGAAATGTCGGACGTGATTGCCAAATCGACGAAGCAATTCAAGGTGACACTGAATACAGCGCCAGATTCGGGTGTGGCAGATACAGCATGCAAACATGCCCCATCATTGGTGCTGCGAGCGTTACTCGCTCTCGACGCCTCTCACTTGGATCCAGCTCACGAACTTCGGCGCCAGTTCGGTGCTTCGGCTATCAAAGCATATGAGCGTGAAAAAGGCAGTACCACCACGTCTAGCCGCACTGGTGCAAGAAGTCGTGATAATCGCGGCGCTCACTTTAATTCGAAcatgcgcgtgcgcactgTGCTAACGACGCCCAAACCAACGTGGCCTGATTTGAACCGCTCCTTTGTCGGCATGTCTATGTCAGCGGACGAGCGTGATCAGGGTGTGCGTGTGTACAGCTGGGAACATAGCCGTGCGTACAAGCAGGCCCAATTCCAGTTCTCTCAGGCTGTTGCGTCCTTTGACACGCAATCTCTTGTGGCGCTCTTGCGCGTATTTCCGTGGCACGTTGATACGCTACTGCAGCTGTCTGCTGTCTCGCGATACCAAGGAGACCTGGGGCAAGCATCTGACTTTATTGATCGTGCTTTGTTTGCTATGGAGCGATCCGCTGCTTCAACATTCGTGTCGGGCCTGACATCGCAAACGGGTCCGCCTATGTGTGATTTTCTGCGCGCAGAAAATAGGGCCTTCTGGCTTGCCATCCACAGAAATATTGACTTGTATGGCCGCAAGGGTACGTGGCGCACGGCCCTAGAATGGTGCAAGCTTTTGTTTGCTCTAGATACCTCGGATCCACACGGCATTTTATTATGGATGGATTTCTTGGCCATCAAAAGTCGTCAGGAAAAGTGGCTTTTGGAACTGACAGACGTGCTACATGAGCTTCACGGCATATTAGACTGGAGCGTTGGCCTCTCATACGCGCGCACCTTGGCACTCCGGGCTATAGGGGCGAGCCAAGCTGACCAGGCCTTAGCCTCCGCCATAATCCGCCATCCGCATGCAGCTATTTTGCTGGCAGACAAGCTGCAGGTTGACGTGCCTCCCGATGTGGTGCGTGCATTCCCCATGCACGGGGCATATACATCCACGCATCCTGCCTTGAACGAACTTCTGGCCCATTTGTATGTGCATCGCTCGCTGAGTGTGTGGAAAGAAGCTCATACGCTGGCGTGGTTCCGAGAGGTGGCCACGCAGACATGGCCGTCGCTCGATGCAAGTGCTTATCGCGAATCTCTCCCTGAGAGTTCAACACAGATGGGCGTGTACCGCCACCTCGTTGTAGCTGACTTGCCTGAGGCACAACAACGACAGCTTTTGCGATATGTGCCACCCGAGGTGCGGAACCCGCCCGGTGGTATTGACACGTTTGATCCGCTCCCACCCAGCAATGGCTCACGCTTCGACGAGGCATACTATGGTAGTGTCTTGCCGGCCATGACGCAGCGTGGCGGAGGACCCCACACTGGCCTGTGGGAACTATTACAGCGTCTGCAGAATCTCGgtgtgcacgacgtgcaagagctgctcgagcatgtTGATGATCGAACACGCGACATGCTGATGCAGGTAGTCGAACCAGTCTCGGCAGACGAGGCAGAGGATGAAGCGGCTACGTCGATGAACGACATTGACGGCGTGGATGACGAGATCTCAGAAGACGATGCGGGTCACGCGTCAGGCGATCAACCTAGCCTTTTGCAGCGGGCGTGGAATGCGCTATGGGGAACCTAGACCGATCTAGTCAGTGCAAAAAAAGGCCTTCTGCTGGCCACATTCGGGACTCGGGCATCCCGGACAGCGAAGGGACATTTGGTGGCTTGCCTTACCCTGCGCCCAGGGCTGCGTGCCGCGTGCGTCAGAGGCAAGGTGCTCCGACACCATATCTGCCAATGCTCGTAGGAACACAGGCTCGTCATTAAGCGACGGCGAGCGAACAAGCTCTACGCCAGCTTCCTTGGCGTCTTCCTGCAACTCCATATCCAGCTCGAAGAGCGTTTCAATATGATCACTCGTGAATGCCACAGGGACCACAACTACATGCTTGTGACCCTGTTTGGCCCAGCCATGTAGAGTGTCGGACGTCTGTGGACCAAGCCAAGCAGCAGGACCCACCTTGCTTTGCCAAGTCACGCGGTAAGGGTTGGACCATCCCAGCCGCTGCATCACGGAAGCGACAGTGGCTGCAACTTCGGGCGGATATGGGTCGCCGCGCCCTGACACGACCTGCATAGGCAGCGAATGCGCACTAAACATGATAGGCGTCTTGTGAGCGACCTCCGCTGGCAGACTAGACAGGGCTTGGTGAATACGGTTCGCAAGCGCCTGGACCAAGCCTGACTGTATGGGCCACCGATCAATGACAGACCACTCAATCTGACCCTCtggcgcgtggcgtgccttgcGACGCTGAATCTCGCGGTACAGCTCGTTCAGGCTACTTCCTgtcgtgctgcacgagTACTGTGGATATTGAGAGAATGCAACGGCACGCTTTACACCATCTGCAGCAAGCTCATCCATGCATTCGTCCGTGAGCGGTGATGCATACCGGAACGCCACGTATGCTTTGTGCGGGGCCGTAGAGGGACTCAGCTCATCGAGCATCCGCGACATGGCCTCGCCCTGCGTGCGTGTCCATCGCAAGATGGGAGATCCACCGCCAATTTTTTCATACTGATCGCGAACTTTCGGTGAGCGCCGTTTGGCGATCATGGGTGCAAGATGCGACTGAAAAGGTAGGCGCATCAAATCACGGTCGAGGAACAGGCGCGTGAGAAATGGCTGGACTTCATCCAGGGTAGAAGGTCCACCCATATTCATCATAACGACCGCAGTTGGCGGTCGCGACTGCCAGCTTGCTCGCGATGTGGAAAATGAGCGCCAGCCCTTCATCCAGCGCATGATGCTACAAATGCGATGTCAACGTGTGCCGCCAACGACGCCGCCTTTATCAGACGCGAGATTGATAAGCCGGACGGACCTGGTCCGCCCGTCTACCTCACGTGGACATCACGTGAAATTGCTTTGATACCTCGTGGTGGTTTCTTGCGCGCCAGTTGGGAGTCAGAAGATGGCGAGTGTTATTTTTTCGACCAATCCGCACCCCTTTCTTCATCTTGCATCGTCTATCGTGAGCTCGTCTTCTCCACGTCATGGCAGCAGCTACGCAGGAGGAGCAGCTGGTAAAGGCCGTGGAAATTGCGTCCAATGCGGCTGCGATGCCAGATGCTGATCTTGTCGCTCAAGCGCTGGCATacctcgagcagctgaaGCAGGCGACGCAAGAGAGCTGGAGTATAGGGTGGGCCATATGGACGGCACGTACTGACGATGGCTCTGCGCCCAAGTATGAtcacgcgccgcgtctcTTTGGTCTGAATCTAGTCGACGACTTTTTGGATAAGCGCATCCAGGGTGTGCCTGAGGCAGCCGAGGTGCTCACACTTCTGCAAGAAAGCGCCCTGGCCTATCTCCAGAGCGAGTTCGTAAGTGGACAGGGCGAACAAGGCATCCCTTTTATGAAAAATAAGCTTGCGCAAACACTTTCGCTTTTGATTGTTCAAACGTACAGCTTAACGTCTTCCTACACATTTCTCACCGCTATGCTCTCGATGTGCACAGCGCATCCGATGGCCGACGACAAAGGCATGAATGTAGTGTCCGCTGATCTCGCGATGCGTGTGCTACACGATATGTCGCTCAGCCTTGGTTCGGATGTGACGCTGCGTTCCGTGCGTGGTAAAGAGCGTCTGCAGCGTGATGCGATCGTGCGCGACGAAATCCGTGCGCACCATGCTGCCAGTCTAGCCGAGCTACTTTGGCGCGTGATTCAAGACTCGCTTCATGCCCTGCAACAAGGTGCAGACGGAAGTGCTTCGCCGCGGCACCTAAACGCTGTGACTGCAGGCCCGCTGGCCTCGTTGGCcatggccgtcgtgggTGATTACGCCTCTTGGATCGATATCGGGCTGGTCGTCACGATGGAAACGGTGCAGATTCTCTACAGTGCGCTTGATGCGCCCCATATGCCCCTGCGGTACGCCACGGCTGACACTTTGTGTGAAATTGTGTCAAAGGGTATGAAACCAGTCGACAAGCTGAGTCTGATTGAGGGCTTAAGTTTGGATGCTGTgctgacgcagctcgaATCGACAACACGGGGTCAAGGTGAAGCACAGACTGAACTTCGCGAGCATCTCGCACGACTTGTAAATGCGCTATGCACAGAGCTGTGCAAGATTGCTGAGGATGTCGCTGGTGCCGAAGCCGAAACACGAGAGGCGGCGCATTCGAAGCTGTTGACATTCCTGCAACTGGTGCTGGCCTTCCTGGCAGATGAGTACGATGAGCCGGTGGAGCAAGTACTGCCCTGTCTTCACCTGGTGCTGAGCCTTTACAAAAAAACCAAGCGCCAGAACGAGACGCTGGGTCTGCCTGCCCTCGGAGCGCCTTCATCTGAATTTGTATCTCAGCTCATTACCCTTTCAGTGCAAAAGCTCAAGTTTGATGCGGATATTGACTGGCAAGACTCGTCACTTgtgggcggcgctgccgaTGGTGACGCTGAAGAGTCtgaagacgatgacgaACAGCTGGTGCGATTCTATGAGCTGCGAAAGCAGTTGCAGGTGATCCTTGGTGCGATTGCTGCAATAGACGAGTCTCTTGTATCGAGCACGATTCACGCGCTGGTCGTCAACACACTCGCAGCTGTTGGCTCACCGATCGACTTGCCGTGGGAGCAGGCTGAAGTGTGTTTGTATGCGGCCTTCTCGTGTGGCGAAGTTCTTTCCTCTGTGCGCGGCAACAAGATCGGACTGGGTGCACATTCGTACGTCCAGATTCCCGTCGAGCCTGGCAAGTCTCGTAACGTACGCCAGGCGCTGAGCGTATACCAGGCACTTCCGCCGAATACGCTGGGGGAAATTT is a window of Malassezia restricta chromosome III, complete sequence DNA encoding:
- a CDS encoding DEAD/DEAH box helicase, which encodes MTKRPLETSDLAKIKALCPQLVHFGYVQSLRLQEAQSSKRRRREDAYQPQRPMDDYILTFEFLDRDNSSDKATSRRYVASSKPRQEAAQELISRRTNTFARAMQGWVDQHCQNDPVECLHSKSQSFMPTPPKKNIPPTCTRSSIKSILETISHVSWWRDQIVPGGRRTFPAKLAQFAQTEPPLDQEMMDALQDTHGIQQLYSHQAAALTHIQRGKHVVVSTSTSSGKSLVYQVPIAHALAQDPNATALCIFPTKALTQDQLSSLSRLLRHHNGIKDAEAYTYDGDTPADERGSIRTRARVLFTNPDMLHQAILPHEEKWRRFLKGLRVVVLDELHVYTGIFGTHTSLILRRLRRLCAALGNELLQFVSCSATISEPKEHLKQLLGMDVGEIEEVGNDGAPCGPKEWVLWNPPLIDPHDPSHGRMSAYNEVSQLFRHLLSNGVRTIVFAKVRRTCEIITRKVRDDFLHDGRPDLAHRVHAYRSGYAPSDRRQLEYDMAHGHVMGLIATSALELGVDIGVLDAVILFGVPYSSASMRQQAGRAGRRQKESLVILLGEPFPVDQYYMRNPELVFQPPMTKLWIEPSNELILEAHIRCAAFEMPFSPSDSRFFGEAGWTIAQRVCFSDKAGYYQVQDTESPALSIPIRGARQDTYQYIDVMIGQLLEEVEIERVYFEAYEGAVFIHQGITYICQSVHHDMRVVYLARTQVQYYTRPRDLTDIDPCEVWRMRTLKHNDMYAYYGRVDVIFRVWGYFKVDWRANILDTVDIDAEPFVRPTHGVWIDVPWHIVEKLTEHDILAPAAIHAAEHAILNLTSLFVASSADDVRTECKISLRELSGHKTQRLRPSRLIFYDKPGQNAGVCAQVFEHLSSLLQMALHEMESCECTDGCPECIEAPTCRHGNLVSSKRGALAVLRSLLHRPLFDNEDTLPTRQSDLEALSHTLCEPEPVPRRKGTQIEHIIEEPRGEHDKRPNCMDHVGSSLFFEDV
- a CDS encoding pre-mRNA-processing factor 6 gives rise to the protein MAMNRPDKLAFLSMQAPAGYVAGLGRGATGFTTRSDIGPAREGPSAETVAAARARRGEEEEDDDDERFQDPEEEGGLFATAVYEKDDEEADRIWESVDRHMDERRRKQRLSQEAAEREELRQSQPKIQAQFSDLKRNLASVTESEWANLPEPGNLTGKRRKAASLRESRDNRTTAVPDSVLVSARDRNQIQNTAADVDGTVSSLTDIGEARNKVFSHQLDQASTQSQIAASGTSSTIDPTGYLTELSGVSVKSSVEIGDIKKARSLLDSVIKTNPKHAPGWIAAARLEEVAGRMSIARKVIAQGCEQCPRSEDVWLESARLTTPNNAKVILAQAIQFQSQSVNIWLRAMSLENDLESKKRVARKALEHIPNSVKLWKELVNLEETPEDARVLLAGAVEAVPMSVELWLALARLSSETDAKSVLNRARRTIPTSHEIWIAAARLLEENGEEAERIYKTMSTAVLSLNRAGAILSRDQWLREAEQVDKEGSPTTCAAIVRATVHLDIDAEDRRRVWSEDADSCLDHGRVSTARAILACALDEFPDSLELWQQAARLERLHGSHVSLTDLLERGVAQCPTAEFLWLMYADDRRRDGDLHGARQVLTRASDANLGSESISLAAAKLESETGDMASATNILARARKEVRTERIWSASVDMAWRQGAFDEALALVQQGLRIFASSEALHMTHGRLHEARLDVSAAREAYAAGRRACASSVALWLLSSRLEESAGVLIRARALLEKARQLHPTSDELWMESAAVEIRAGSVAQAKTLLSRGLQVCPSSGRLLSASIWLEPRPARKGRAAEALRRSMDSPYVICTVARLFWDEGRYPQARDWFTKTIQAARSWGDGWAWWYAFEGTQPDGATQRAHLLDKIELAEPRDGDVWKALLTKPAHAGQSARALLPIAAEEVMHQPTYMSTTN
- a CDS encoding DNA binding transcription factor, with the translated sequence MNFAARRPMPIPNGHAPVMEKNSSQSPVDLPTPPDDVTLSENASIVRNDIMYGTRKNPLLYTPAYRAELPRYTPMSYPNTRSYGVGLSSAFQLSAERQNVSPAATEDASFDNDMSVDDVFAVSNKADHRRSRATHVQGLGIDDVSPGLVPLLENDDVVPSIDQSMARSMPDSLALSPSSRRSSSLVRTPSTSSRRVPYNVPSRSPGSLNGPLSQAYAMSMKPSSSSRSMRRPSWSPYSRPLMITRMGTSMPATSYAMYSTYDDDETDDEMTGVDDDGTDDETDMIPASKFRQNTRLFGQPTMHSSSSSLARSLPISHVPSFLPRSAPDDTSRSQVHMAAAALDRLSMTSTSYDDDKQRALRVPTVDETDQVAAIRDRLGGAANCSAFISKLWHLMINPDLYGKYIYWSEAGDAIIINSEPDVAAEFAAEILPKLFKHGNNASFVRQLNLYGFQRVSSSRLLDAAEMRAVAARTGTSGHYGTSAPFNTAMELYGVHSSFAHPRFRRGQEAWLVSMKPRSSKKPKKNSAGPTDETKSQSSLS